In a genomic window of Mucilaginibacter sp. KACC 22063:
- a CDS encoding TspO/MBR family protein — protein sequence MQITDAKNVKRFQPGAFFISLGITLFIGMVASYFTRTQIPVWYRLLLKPSFTPPNWVFPVAWTTLYILIATSAYLVWKRRFTRTDFKKTSVIYAIQLMLNFSWSIVFFGMHQILGGLINIIILWIFIILNIIAFSKYSKTAAWLLVPYLIWVSYATILNLAILTFNPNPPVL from the coding sequence ATGCAGATCACTGATGCTAAAAATGTAAAGCGTTTTCAACCCGGGGCTTTTTTTATAAGCCTTGGGATAACGCTTTTTATAGGTATGGTTGCTTCTTACTTTACACGTACACAAATACCTGTATGGTATCGTTTGTTGCTTAAACCTTCATTTACCCCGCCTAACTGGGTATTCCCGGTTGCATGGACAACGTTATACATCCTCATTGCCACAAGTGCCTATCTTGTCTGGAAGCGTCGTTTTACGCGTACCGATTTTAAAAAAACATCGGTTATTTATGCCATACAATTAATGCTTAATTTCTCCTGGTCTATTGTATTTTTCGGTATGCATCAGATATTGGGCGGACTCATCAATATCATTATATTATGGATATTTATCATCCTGAACATCATTGCATTTAGCAAATACAGTAAAACAGCAGCATGGCTACTGGTGCCTTATTTAATTTGGGTGAGTTATGCTACCATACTCAATCTTGCCATTTTGACCTTTAATCCTAACCCTCCAGTTTTGTAA
- the tamL gene encoding translocation and assembly module lipoprotein TamL has product MKAYIKPAGLRFTILTILTLLLLSACSLTRKLKDNQALVRHVKIKGVDKEFDEAAYLYIDKAQQPNNWLNLQFYLTFSKNGKRNIGEAPSVLDSNLVEYSRLQIQKFLRNKGYLKAKVTDSVAIKNKRASLTFTAEEGPLFHIRKFQDSIADPNVRKLYRTNRSVFSHIQPGGRFDTDSLAYDRDEFYLVMRRNGYFDFVRPYITFNYDSTFNASVVDLKVIISNPIGKASHPVYTINNTFISVTNSNGRTTGKADTVQVDSQLRFVDYSHKFKPKIVKTYTFQKKGELYDVDKQTLTTSRLSELNVFRNVPNPTYTKLPDSTHRLDVRLDMIPLKQMTDRVEGEVLFSGGRYGYNIGNTFTNRNLFKGAEILQIKTNWSILFDNNRNSANSGGIENQDFKIGGSLSFPGIISPFKLPVLGKYGVPHTTFSSNYELFYQKDLVTRQSWINSLTYDWAETSRKLHSFTPISIEFSRGTIVDSARAALERYNRYSYIYLIGRTVFTLGSQYTYQLNANKLNSLDDFTYFRGFIDLGGNTLSLASKLLNFPKDTLGQRKFLGYTFSQYTKLEGDIRWYRHLGGEQQLILRVNPGIGIPYGNSRQLVFEKNFYAGGASDMRAWLPRTLGPGQFNRASFYNNSSDLNRFKYLDQFGEIKFISNAEYRYKIANDFFGSKLKGAFFADFGNVWRLNDSTARSENGSAAIFKFNNFFKSSAMDIGAGFRLDLTFFVFRLDAAFKFKDPQFSGSDQWVMLNHFGELFSHGTFKDNYYRDNQERYHYMQLNFGIGLPF; this is encoded by the coding sequence TTGAAAGCATATATCAAGCCCGCGGGTTTACGATTTACAATATTAACTATTTTAACGCTGCTTTTGCTTTCGGCATGTAGTTTAACACGCAAGCTTAAAGATAACCAGGCGTTGGTTAGGCATGTAAAAATAAAGGGTGTTGATAAGGAATTCGACGAAGCCGCTTACCTGTACATAGATAAGGCACAGCAGCCCAATAACTGGCTCAACCTGCAATTTTACCTCACTTTTAGTAAAAACGGGAAAAGAAATATCGGCGAGGCTCCATCAGTTTTGGATAGCAACCTGGTAGAGTATTCGCGACTGCAAATACAGAAATTTTTACGCAATAAGGGCTACCTTAAAGCAAAGGTTACCGATTCTGTAGCGATTAAAAATAAAAGGGCATCGCTTACTTTTACTGCAGAAGAAGGGCCGCTTTTTCACATCAGGAAATTTCAAGACAGTATAGCCGACCCTAATGTGCGTAAATTGTATCGTACCAACAGGTCGGTGTTTTCACACATACAGCCGGGTGGCAGGTTTGATACAGACAGCCTGGCTTATGACCGCGATGAGTTCTACCTGGTAATGCGCCGTAACGGTTATTTTGATTTTGTAAGGCCTTACATCACGTTTAACTATGATTCTACCTTTAACGCAAGTGTGGTAGATTTAAAGGTAATTATAAGTAATCCCATAGGTAAGGCATCGCACCCGGTATACACCATTAACAATACATTCATCTCAGTTACCAACAGCAATGGCAGAACAACTGGCAAGGCGGATACTGTGCAGGTTGATTCGCAATTGAGGTTTGTTGACTATTCGCATAAATTCAAACCAAAAATCGTTAAAACCTACACGTTTCAGAAAAAAGGTGAGTTGTATGATGTTGATAAACAAACGCTTACTACATCAAGGCTGTCAGAGCTGAATGTGTTCAGGAACGTACCTAACCCAACATATACCAAACTGCCGGATAGCACGCACCGGCTGGACGTAAGGCTTGATATGATTCCGTTAAAACAGATGACTGACAGGGTAGAGGGAGAGGTGCTTTTTAGCGGCGGCAGGTACGGGTATAATATTGGTAATACCTTTACCAACAGAAACCTGTTTAAAGGTGCTGAAATATTGCAAATAAAAACAAACTGGAGTATCCTCTTTGATAATAACCGCAACTCGGCCAATTCAGGCGGTATAGAAAATCAGGATTTTAAAATTGGAGGTAGTTTAAGTTTTCCGGGTATTATATCTCCTTTTAAACTGCCTGTTCTGGGTAAATACGGTGTGCCTCATACTACGTTTTCATCAAACTATGAGTTATTTTATCAAAAGGACCTGGTAACTCGCCAAAGCTGGATCAACTCGCTTACCTATGACTGGGCGGAGACTTCTCGCAAGCTGCATAGTTTTACGCCAATCAGCATTGAGTTTTCAAGGGGTACTATTGTAGATTCAGCCAGAGCGGCTTTAGAGCGTTATAACAGGTATTCATACATTTACTTAATCGGCCGTACAGTATTTACTTTAGGTAGCCAGTACACCTACCAGCTAAATGCCAATAAGCTCAATTCGCTTGATGACTTTACCTATTTCCGTGGCTTTATTGATCTGGGTGGCAATACACTTAGCCTGGCAAGTAAATTGCTGAATTTCCCGAAAGATACACTCGGGCAGCGTAAGTTTTTAGGATATACGTTTTCACAATACACCAAACTGGAGGGAGATATAAGGTGGTACAGGCATTTGGGCGGCGAACAGCAGCTGATACTGCGTGTTAACCCCGGTATTGGTATACCTTATGGCAACAGCAGGCAACTGGTTTTTGAAAAGAACTTTTATGCAGGCGGTGCAAGCGATATGCGTGCCTGGCTGCCACGTACCCTTGGGCCGGGGCAATTTAACAGGGCTTCTTTTTACAATAATTCCAGCGATTTGAACAGGTTTAAATACCTGGACCAGTTTGGGGAAATCAAATTTATTTCCAATGCCGAGTACAGGTATAAGATTGCTAACGACTTTTTTGGCTCGAAGCTAAAGGGCGCGTTTTTTGCTGATTTTGGTAACGTTTGGCGATTAAATGATTCTACCGCAAGATCAGAAAACGGATCGGCTGCTATATTCAAATTCAATAACTTTTTCAAATCATCAGCTATGGATATAGGTGCAGGGTTCCGTTTAGACCTTACCTTCTTTGTGTTCAGGCTTGATGCCGCATTCAAATTTAAAGACCCACAATTCAGCGGTTCAGATCAGTGGGTGATGCTTAATCACTTTGGTGAACTGTTTAGCCACGGCACATTTAAAGACAATTACTACCGTGATAACCAGGAACGCTATCATTACATGCAGCTCAATTTTGGTATTGGCTTGCCGTTTTAA